The following proteins are encoded in a genomic region of Ostrea edulis chromosome 7, xbOstEdul1.1, whole genome shotgun sequence:
- the LOC125655822 gene encoding metalloproteinase inhibitor 3-like has protein sequence MNWKEGALVLVVLCFLGIELTTSCKCPGPEHPQWLYCKSDIVIKAYITNITRVFSTQVPGRPIGNHIHVHIYQKFKGERKFRNIDHTKIYTPLGCNIRPRIGRKYIMMGVIFQNEMRMTKCNWMQMTQTLTDVQQLGLRKLYKRNCRCIADIGTDSPYHLSPKDPGFRGCTTRKSKVFDVDCFVNHAVCVSRSKKCQWKGKFRKKQRGK, from the exons ATGAACTGGAAAGAGGGCGCTCTAGTCTTGGTCGTGTTGTGTTTCCTCGGAATAGAACTGACGACATCCTGCAAATGTCCAGGTCCTGAACACCCTCAATGGCTCTACTGCAAGTCTGATATAG TTATCAAAGCATACATCACCAACATTACTAGAGTATTTTCAACACAGGTTCCTGGACGCCCAATCGGAAATCACATCCATGTTCACATCTACCAAAAGTTTAAG GGTGAGAGAAAATTTAGAAACATTGACCACACGAAGATATACACCCCACTTGGATGCAACATAAGACCTCGGATCGGAAGGAAGTACATAATGATGG GTGTAATTTTTCAGAACGAGATGAGAATGACGAAGTGTAATTGGATGCAGATGACGCAAACATTGACTGACGTGCAACAACTGGGACTGCGGAAGCTCTACAAAAGGAACTGTCGCTGCATC GCGGATATTGGAACAGACAGTCCCTATCATTTAAGTCCAAAGGACCCAGGTTTTCGCGGATGCACAACAAGAAAATCAAAAGTGTTTGACGTAGATTGCTTCGTAAATCACGCGGTGTGCGTCTCCCGTTCAAAAAAGTGCCAGTGGAAAGGAAAGTTCCGGAAAAAGCAACGAGGAAAGTGA
- the LOC125655821 gene encoding metalloproteinase inhibitor 1-like, protein MNRALNCLFLLLQLTKLTTSCSCYMPRYQNSFCTAHFAITANVTSSELYFRDGRTLSSYVRESVVPSRLDRREYNYAIDVIDVFKTSTSFEAADNDYVISDAFDGSCGIELSVGTVYYMTGHIRNNHMVVSSCFTTAPLSELKAGQLAGIHGLYEANCKCRVNEQMLGRWKRKRICQAQWYSPCEEQQAVCVKRKGGKCTWRFIARESCILDDED, encoded by the exons ATGAATCGTGCGTTAAACTGTCTATTTTTGTTGCTGCAACTGACGAAATTAACAACATCCTGTTCCTGTTACATGCCTCGTTATCAGAATTCTTTCTGCACGGCACACTTTG CAATCACAGCAAACGTCACTTCCTCCGAATTATACTTTCGAGATGGCAGAACTTTGAGCTCTTACGTCAGAGAAAGTGTCGTTCCGAGTAGACTGGATCGCCGAGAATACAACTACGCTATAGACGTGATTGACGTGTTTAAA ACATCCACCTCTTTTGAGGCCGCAGACAATGACTACGTCATCTCTGATGCGTTTGACGGATCGTGTGGAATCGAACTGTCCGTAGGAACTGTATACTACATGACAG GTCACATCCGGAATAATCATATGGTCGTGTCCTCCTGCTTTACAACAGCCCCATTGTCCGAGCTAAAGGCGGGACAGTTGGCAGGAATCCATGGCCTGTATGAAGCAAACTGTAAATGCAGG GTCAATGAGCAAATGCTTGGAAGATGGAAAAGAAAGCGCATCTGTCAGGCTCAGTGGTATTCACCCTGCGAGGAACAACAAGCCGTATGCGTCAAAagaaaaggcgggaaatgtacATGGCGCTTTATTGCCAGAGAATCGTGTATTTTGGATGACGAGGATTAA